A genomic window from Streptomyces sp. MST-110588 includes:
- a CDS encoding GNAT family N-acetyltransferase, translated as MIELNIAHTADLPAATLKAARALLSEVFEEDMSEEDWEHSLGGMHALVWEDGALIGHAALVQRRMLYGGRALRCGYVEGVGVRADRRGRGHGAAMMAELERMVRGAYDLGALDAADEAGEFYAARGWQLWQGPSSAVSPAGTVPTPDEDGFIYVLPTPDVPLDLTAPLAADWRDGDVW; from the coding sequence ATGATCGAGTTAAACATCGCGCACACCGCTGATCTGCCGGCCGCCACGCTCAAGGCGGCCAGGGCCCTCCTCAGTGAGGTCTTCGAGGAGGACATGAGCGAGGAGGACTGGGAACACTCTCTGGGCGGCATGCACGCTCTGGTGTGGGAGGACGGTGCGCTCATAGGCCACGCCGCCCTGGTGCAGCGGCGGATGCTGTACGGCGGACGGGCCCTGCGCTGCGGGTACGTCGAGGGTGTGGGCGTACGCGCGGACCGCCGCGGGCGGGGCCACGGCGCGGCGATGATGGCGGAACTGGAGCGGATGGTGCGCGGCGCGTACGACCTGGGCGCGCTGGACGCCGCGGACGAGGCCGGGGAGTTCTACGCGGCCCGCGGCTGGCAGCTCTGGCAGGGCCCCTCCTCGGCCGTGTCCCCCGCCGGCACCGTACCCACCCCGGACGAGGACGGCTTCATCTACGTCCTGCCGACCCCGGACGTCCCGCTGGACCTGACCGCGCCCCTCGCCGCGGACTGGCGCGACGGCGACGTCTGGTAG
- the kdpC gene encoding potassium-transporting ATPase subunit KdpC translates to MNNSVQNSARLIGAGLRAVLVLTLVCGVIYPLVVTGVAQAAFPNKANGSEISHDGKTVGSRLIGQRYDKGQDKDGNPIPDLRFFQPRPSAGLGSNKTNGVNTQYDLKVSGATNLGASNTDLVKAVKERKQWVSRTYGVPESQVPADAVTSSGSGLDPHISPEYARLQAGTVAKENHLDPAKVRDLVQEHTEGRLLGFMGEPRVNVLELNIALKDLAKQH, encoded by the coding sequence ATGAACAACTCCGTACAGAACAGCGCCCGGCTCATAGGGGCGGGCCTGCGCGCCGTACTCGTCCTGACCCTGGTCTGCGGCGTCATCTACCCGCTGGTCGTCACCGGCGTGGCCCAGGCAGCCTTCCCCAACAAGGCCAACGGCTCCGAGATCAGCCACGACGGCAAGACCGTCGGCTCCCGCCTCATCGGCCAGCGCTACGACAAGGGCCAGGACAAGGACGGCAACCCCATCCCCGACCTGCGCTTCTTTCAGCCGCGCCCATCGGCGGGCCTGGGCAGCAACAAGACCAACGGGGTCAACACCCAGTACGACCTGAAGGTTTCCGGAGCCACCAACCTGGGCGCGAGCAACACCGACCTGGTCAAGGCCGTCAAGGAACGCAAGCAGTGGGTCTCCCGGACGTACGGGGTGCCCGAGTCCCAGGTCCCGGCGGACGCCGTGACCTCCTCCGGCTCGGGGCTGGACCCGCACATCTCGCCCGAGTACGCGCGCCTCCAGGCCGGCACGGTCGCCAAGGAGAACCACCTGGATCCCGCGAAGGTCCGGGACCTGGTCCAGGAACACACCGAGGGCCGCCTGCTGGGCTTCATGGGCGAACCCCGGGTCAACGTCCTTGAACTCAACATCGCCCTGAAGGACCTGGCCAAGCAGCACTGA
- the kdpB gene encoding potassium-transporting ATPase subunit KdpB, whose product MTTETRQEEPGSMSTVTPTRAPHQDVPSGHKPEDGRVGAGLFDPRQMLKSLPDALRKLDPRVMIKSPVMFVVEVGSVLTTVFACASPSDWFGWAIAVWLWLTVVFANLAEAVAEGRGKAQADTLRKAKTDTVARRLNGTSEEQVPGTELRVGDLVVCEAGDIIPGDGDVVDGVASVDESAITGESAPVIRESGGDRSAVTGGTKVLSDRIVIKITTKPGETFIDRMINLVEGAARQKTPNEIALNILLASLTIVFLLAVVTLQPFAIYAGAEQPMIVLLALLVCLIPTTIGALLSAIGIAGMDRLVQRNVLAMSGRAVEAAGDVSTLLLDKTGTITLGNRQAAEFVPVRGTTAAELADAAQLSSLADETPEGRSIVVLAKEKYGLRERHQGQLTGAEWVPFTAQTRMSGVDVDGRKVRKGATGSVIAWVEEQGGTVPDDADQVANQISEAGGTPLLVAVEDADGARVLGVIHLKDVVKEGMRERFVELRKMGIKTVMITGDNPLTAKAIADEAGVDDFLAEATPEDKMALIKREQAGGKLVAMTGDGTNDAPALAQADVGVAMNTGTSAAKEAGNMVDLDSNPTKLIEIVEIGKQLLITRGALTTFSIANDVAKYFAIIPAMFAVAYPGLDTLNIMRLSSPNSAILSAIIFNALIIVALVPLALKGVRYRPVSADKMLRRNLGIYGLGGLIAPFIGIKIIDLLISLIPGLS is encoded by the coding sequence ATGACCACCGAGACAAGGCAAGAGGAGCCCGGCTCCATGTCCACCGTCACGCCCACCCGTGCCCCGCACCAGGACGTTCCCAGCGGGCACAAGCCCGAGGACGGCCGGGTCGGCGCCGGACTGTTCGACCCCAGGCAGATGCTGAAGTCGCTGCCGGACGCCCTGCGCAAGCTCGACCCGCGGGTGATGATCAAGTCGCCCGTCATGTTCGTGGTCGAGGTCGGTTCCGTCCTGACCACCGTCTTCGCCTGTGCCTCCCCCTCGGACTGGTTCGGCTGGGCGATCGCCGTCTGGTTGTGGCTGACCGTCGTCTTCGCCAACCTCGCCGAGGCGGTCGCCGAGGGCCGCGGCAAGGCACAGGCCGACACCCTGCGCAAGGCCAAGACCGACACGGTGGCCCGCCGTCTGAACGGCACGAGCGAGGAACAGGTCCCGGGCACCGAACTGCGGGTCGGCGACCTGGTCGTGTGCGAGGCGGGCGACATCATCCCCGGTGACGGCGATGTCGTCGACGGCGTGGCCTCGGTGGACGAGTCCGCCATCACGGGCGAGTCGGCGCCGGTCATCCGCGAGTCCGGCGGCGACCGGTCCGCGGTCACCGGCGGTACGAAGGTCCTCTCCGACCGCATCGTCATCAAGATCACGACCAAGCCGGGCGAGACCTTCATCGACCGGATGATCAACCTCGTCGAGGGCGCCGCACGGCAGAAGACGCCCAACGAGATCGCGCTGAACATCCTGCTGGCCTCGCTGACCATCGTCTTCCTGCTGGCCGTGGTCACCCTCCAGCCGTTCGCGATCTACGCGGGCGCCGAACAGCCCATGATCGTGCTGCTGGCGCTGCTGGTCTGTCTGATCCCCACCACGATCGGCGCGCTGCTCTCGGCCATCGGCATCGCCGGCATGGACCGCCTCGTCCAGCGCAACGTCCTGGCGATGTCCGGACGCGCCGTGGAGGCCGCCGGTGACGTCTCCACCCTCCTGCTGGACAAGACCGGCACCATCACCCTCGGCAACCGCCAGGCCGCCGAGTTCGTCCCCGTACGGGGCACGACCGCCGCCGAACTCGCGGACGCCGCCCAGCTCTCCTCGCTGGCCGACGAGACGCCCGAGGGCCGCTCGATCGTCGTCCTGGCCAAGGAGAAGTACGGGCTGCGCGAGCGCCACCAGGGGCAGTTGACGGGCGCCGAGTGGGTGCCCTTCACCGCCCAGACCCGTATGTCGGGCGTGGACGTGGACGGGCGCAAGGTCCGCAAGGGCGCCACCGGCTCCGTGATCGCCTGGGTCGAGGAACAGGGCGGCACCGTCCCCGACGACGCCGACCAGGTCGCCAACCAGATCTCCGAGGCCGGCGGCACACCGCTGCTGGTGGCCGTGGAGGACGCGGACGGCGCCCGGGTGCTGGGCGTCATCCACCTCAAGGACGTCGTCAAGGAGGGCATGCGCGAGCGGTTCGTCGAACTGCGCAAGATGGGCATCAAGACCGTCATGATCACGGGCGACAACCCGCTGACGGCCAAGGCCATCGCGGACGAGGCGGGCGTGGACGACTTCCTCGCCGAGGCCACGCCCGAGGACAAGATGGCGCTCATCAAACGCGAGCAGGCGGGCGGCAAGCTCGTCGCCATGACCGGTGACGGCACCAACGACGCGCCCGCGCTGGCCCAGGCGGACGTCGGCGTGGCCATGAACACCGGCACCTCGGCCGCCAAGGAGGCCGGGAACATGGTCGACCTGGACTCCAACCCCACCAAGCTCATCGAGATCGTCGAGATCGGCAAGCAGTTGCTGATCACCCGCGGCGCCCTGACCACCTTCTCCATCGCCAACGACGTCGCGAAGTACTTCGCGATCATCCCGGCGATGTTCGCGGTGGCCTACCCGGGCCTGGACACCCTGAACATCATGCGGCTGTCCAGCCCCAACTCCGCGATCCTGTCCGCCATCATCTTCAACGCGCTGATCATCGTCGCGCTGGTGCCGCTGGCCCTGAAGGGCGTGCGCTACCGGCCGGTCAGCGCCGACAAGATGCTCCGCCGCAACCTGGGGATCTACGGACTGGGCGGCCTGATCGCCCCGTTCATCGGCATCAAGATCATCGATTTGCTCATCTCCCTCATCCCCGGGCTGAGCTGA
- the kdpA gene encoding potassium-transporting ATPase subunit KdpA codes for MSPILAGVLQLMALIAALALAYRPLGDFMAATYSSKKHLRVEKAIYRCIGANPDTEMRWPAYLRGVLAFSLVGLLFLYLLQRLQGSLPLSFGFASISPDQAFNTAASFVANTNWQSYSGEQAMGHVVQTAGLAVQNFVSAATGMAVAIALVRGFARSRTGELGNFWSDLVRGTVRVLLPISVIGALVLVACGAIQNFAGIHEVGQFMGGSQQTGGGAYASQEVIKELGTNGGGVANANSAHPFENPNAFTNLFEIFLILVIPFSLTRTFGKLVGNIRQGYAILATMGFIWLAFTALMMWTEFAHGGPALQAAGGAMEGKETRFGIGGSAIFSVATTLTSTGAVDSFHSSFTAFGGGIQLLGMMLGEIAPGGVGSGLYGMLVMAIIAVFIAGLMVGRTPEYLGKKISTREIKLAACYILITPTLVLGFTAASMVLPDALGSMLNTKALGAGSHGFSEVLYAFTSGANNNGSAFGGLNANTPWYNTTIGLAMLLGRFLPMVFVLALAGSLSEQKPIPETAGTLRTEKPLFAGLLVGTILIITGLTYFPALALGPLAEGLS; via the coding sequence ATGAGCCCCATCCTGGCAGGCGTGCTCCAGCTCATGGCGCTGATCGCGGCGCTGGCCCTGGCGTACCGCCCCCTCGGCGACTTCATGGCCGCCACGTACAGCTCCAAGAAGCACCTGCGTGTCGAGAAAGCGATCTACCGCTGCATAGGCGCGAACCCGGACACCGAGATGCGCTGGCCGGCGTACCTGCGCGGCGTCCTGGCCTTCTCCCTGGTGGGCCTGCTCTTCCTCTACCTGCTGCAGCGTCTCCAGGGCAGCCTGCCGCTGTCCTTCGGCTTCGCCTCCATCAGCCCCGACCAGGCGTTCAACACCGCCGCGTCCTTCGTGGCCAACACCAACTGGCAGTCCTACAGCGGCGAGCAGGCCATGGGCCACGTCGTGCAGACGGCCGGCCTGGCGGTGCAGAACTTCGTCTCGGCCGCCACCGGCATGGCGGTGGCGATCGCCCTGGTACGCGGCTTCGCCCGCTCCCGCACCGGTGAACTGGGCAACTTCTGGTCGGACCTGGTGCGCGGCACCGTACGCGTACTGCTGCCGATCTCCGTCATCGGCGCGCTGGTGCTGGTGGCCTGCGGCGCCATCCAGAACTTCGCCGGCATCCACGAGGTCGGCCAGTTCATGGGCGGCTCGCAGCAGACCGGCGGCGGTGCGTACGCCTCGCAGGAGGTCATCAAGGAACTGGGCACCAACGGCGGCGGCGTCGCCAACGCCAACTCCGCCCACCCCTTCGAGAACCCCAACGCCTTCACCAACCTCTTCGAGATCTTCCTGATCCTGGTCATCCCCTTCTCGCTGACCCGGACCTTCGGCAAGCTCGTCGGCAACATCCGGCAGGGCTACGCGATCCTGGCCACGATGGGCTTCATCTGGCTGGCCTTCACCGCCCTGATGATGTGGACCGAGTTCGCCCACGGCGGCCCGGCGCTCCAGGCGGCCGGCGGCGCGATGGAGGGCAAGGAGACCCGCTTCGGCATCGGCGGCTCGGCGATCTTCTCGGTCGCCACCACCCTCACCTCCACCGGCGCCGTGGACTCCTTCCACTCCTCCTTCACCGCCTTCGGCGGCGGCATCCAACTGCTGGGCATGATGCTCGGCGAGATCGCCCCCGGCGGCGTCGGCTCCGGCCTGTACGGCATGCTCGTCATGGCGATCATCGCGGTGTTCATCGCGGGCCTGATGGTGGGCCGTACGCCCGAATACCTGGGCAAGAAGATCAGCACCCGCGAGATCAAGCTTGCGGCCTGCTACATCCTGATCACCCCCACGCTGGTCCTGGGCTTCACCGCCGCCTCGATGGTGCTGCCGGACGCGCTGGGCTCGATGCTCAACACCAAGGCGCTGGGCGCCGGCTCGCACGGTTTCTCCGAGGTGCTGTACGCCTTCACCTCCGGCGCCAACAACAACGGCTCGGCCTTCGGCGGCCTGAACGCCAACACCCCCTGGTACAACACCACGATCGGGCTCGCGATGCTGCTCGGCCGCTTCCTGCCGATGGTGTTCGTCCTGGCACTGGCCGGCTCGCTCTCCGAACAGAAGCCGATCCCGGAGACCGCCGGCACGCTCCGTACCGAGAAGCCGCTCTTCGCGGGTCTGCTGGTCGGCACCATCCTGATCATCACCGGTCTGACGTACTTCCCCGCGCTCGCCCTGGGCCCGCTGGCGGAGGGACTGTCATGA
- the kdpF gene encoding K(+)-transporting ATPase subunit F produces the protein MTIENIVGLVVAVALLGYLVLALVFPERF, from the coding sequence GTGACCATCGAGAACATCGTCGGCCTGGTCGTGGCCGTCGCCCTGCTGGGCTACCTGGTCCTCGCCCTCGTCTTCCCGGAGAGGTTCTGA
- a CDS encoding DUF3710 domain-containing protein — protein MFGRRKKNEAPETSVRASDLADEATADGTTAQEDDAEPQRVSLPPAPRPDGPWDVSEVREPGEGRVDLGGLFVPGVEGMELRVEVAGDAIVAATVVLQDSAVQLQAFAAPKNEGIWNEVREEIGVGITQQGGVVDEVDGPLGWELRAQVPVQLPDGTNGVQVVRFVGVDGPRWFLRGVISGQGAVQPQAAGVLEQIFRDTVVVRGEAPMAPRDPIVLKLPEDAQMVPDGVQQDRSESRFGGGVERLERGPEITEIR, from the coding sequence GTGTTCGGACGTCGCAAGAAGAACGAGGCTCCTGAAACGTCGGTGCGGGCGTCCGACCTCGCCGACGAGGCGACCGCGGACGGGACCACCGCGCAGGAGGACGACGCGGAGCCGCAGCGCGTGAGCCTGCCGCCGGCCCCGCGCCCCGACGGCCCCTGGGACGTCTCCGAGGTCAGGGAGCCGGGCGAGGGCCGGGTGGACCTCGGCGGTCTGTTCGTCCCCGGCGTGGAGGGCATGGAGCTGCGGGTGGAGGTCGCCGGTGACGCGATCGTCGCCGCGACCGTGGTGCTGCAGGACAGCGCCGTACAGCTCCAGGCGTTCGCCGCCCCCAAGAACGAGGGGATCTGGAACGAGGTCCGCGAGGAGATCGGCGTCGGCATCACCCAGCAGGGCGGTGTCGTCGACGAGGTCGACGGGCCGCTGGGCTGGGAGCTGCGCGCGCAGGTCCCCGTACAGCTTCCGGACGGGACCAACGGCGTGCAGGTCGTGCGCTTCGTCGGCGTGGACGGGCCGCGGTGGTTCCTGCGCGGTGTCATCTCCGGCCAGGGCGCGGTGCAGCCGCAGGCCGCCGGGGTGCTGGAGCAGATCTTCCGGGACACGGTCGTGGTACGGGGCGAGGCGCCGATGGCGCCCCGTGACCCGATCGTCCTGAAGCTGCCGGAGGACGCGCAGATGGTGCCGGACGGCGTGCAGCAGGACCGCAGCGAGTCGCGCTTCGGCGGCGGCGTGGAGCGCCTGGAGCGCGGGCCGGAGATCACCGAGATCCGCTGA
- the dut gene encoding dUTP diphosphatase, producing the protein MSHVRNPVDVLLRRLDPEVPVPSYGHPGDAGLDLVTTEAAELGPGERAVLPTGVSIALPDGYAAFVHPRSGLAARCGVALVNAPGTVDAGYRGEIKVIVVNLDPRDSVRFERFDRIAQLVVQQVEKVRFHEVAELPGSARAEGGFGSTGGHAAVDGSTGGNGYASVGADREGQ; encoded by the coding sequence GTGAGTCACGTACGGAATCCGGTGGATGTACTGCTCCGGCGTCTGGACCCGGAGGTGCCCGTGCCCTCGTACGGGCACCCGGGCGACGCGGGGCTGGACCTGGTCACCACCGAGGCGGCGGAACTGGGGCCGGGGGAGCGCGCGGTGCTCCCCACCGGAGTGTCCATCGCGCTCCCCGACGGGTACGCGGCCTTCGTGCACCCGCGCTCGGGCCTGGCCGCCCGCTGCGGAGTGGCGCTCGTGAATGCCCCCGGGACGGTGGATGCCGGGTACCGTGGGGAAATCAAGGTGATCGTGGTCAATCTGGACCCGCGCGACAGTGTGCGGTTCGAGAGGTTCGACCGGATCGCCCAACTGGTCGTCCAGCAGGTCGAGAAGGTGCGCTTCCACGAGGTGGCGGAACTTCCCGGCTCGGCGCGGGCCGAGGGGGGATTCGGTTCCACCGGCGGTCATGCGGCGGTGGACGGCTCCACGGGTGGGAATGGATACGCATCGGTCGGTGCCGACCGGGAAGGACAGTGA